The following proteins are co-located in the Xanthocytophaga agilis genome:
- a CDS encoding mercuric reductase has protein sequence MKIYDALIIGAGQAGVPLAKKLAQSGRKTLLIEKRILGGTCVNDGCTPTKTLIASGRIAYLTRHSKEWGVNKDSISIDMPFIKRRKDSIILGSRQGLEEGVEDTKGLDLLYGEAVFTDFKTVSVQGRDGQSQEIKAEYIFINTGATPVIPEIEGLSSIHYFTSTSILDLEQVPEHLLIVGAGYIALEFAQLYRRLGSKVTILEKSNAFLAKEDEDVADELRKILEEEGIQIELNAEISQVKPSGEGKILATLKIDNQSNEIACSHLLLASGRKPQSGSLSLDKTGVNMDEKGHIEVNDRLETNVSGIYALGDVKGGPAFTHVSYNDYVIVSKNLLNNTKLTTQERLIPYCIFTDPQLGRVGLSEKQAREKGYDIKVAKLPMEHVARARETGETRGFMKAVVDEKTKQILGAAIIGVDGGEIVSVLQVAMMGKLTYEQIRDGVFAHPTFSESLNNLFMSLD, from the coding sequence ATGAAAATATATGACGCACTGATTATCGGAGCTGGGCAAGCTGGAGTGCCACTGGCTAAAAAGCTTGCTCAATCTGGTAGAAAAACACTTCTTATAGAAAAACGAATCTTGGGTGGTACTTGTGTAAATGATGGATGTACCCCTACAAAAACACTGATAGCGTCCGGACGGATTGCATACTTAACCAGGCATAGTAAGGAATGGGGAGTGAACAAAGATAGTATCTCAATTGATATGCCATTTATTAAAAGGAGAAAAGATTCTATCATCTTGGGGTCACGCCAAGGGTTGGAAGAAGGAGTAGAAGATACTAAAGGATTGGATCTGTTGTATGGAGAAGCTGTGTTTACAGATTTCAAGACTGTTTCTGTTCAAGGTCGGGATGGTCAATCACAAGAAATCAAAGCTGAATACATCTTTATTAATACAGGTGCAACTCCTGTTATCCCAGAGATTGAAGGGCTTTCTAGTATACACTATTTCACATCTACCTCTATCTTGGATCTGGAGCAAGTGCCTGAGCACTTACTCATTGTTGGAGCTGGATATATTGCACTGGAGTTTGCTCAATTGTATAGAAGGCTAGGAAGTAAGGTAACAATTCTGGAGAAAAGCAACGCATTTCTTGCGAAAGAAGATGAAGATGTGGCAGATGAATTGCGAAAGATATTAGAAGAAGAAGGTATTCAGATAGAACTTAATGCTGAAATAAGTCAGGTGAAACCGTCAGGAGAAGGAAAGATACTTGCAACACTTAAAATAGATAACCAGTCCAATGAAATTGCCTGCTCACATTTGTTACTGGCCAGTGGACGAAAACCTCAAAGTGGGAGCTTGTCTCTTGATAAAACAGGTGTCAATATGGATGAGAAAGGACATATCGAAGTAAATGACCGATTGGAAACAAATGTTAGTGGAATCTATGCCTTGGGGGATGTAAAAGGTGGTCCGGCATTTACCCATGTTTCCTACAATGACTATGTGATTGTAAGTAAAAATCTGCTGAATAATACTAAACTAACTACTCAGGAGAGATTGATACCATACTGTATATTCACAGATCCTCAGTTAGGGCGGGTAGGACTATCAGAAAAGCAAGCACGTGAAAAAGGGTATGATATTAAGGTTGCTAAACTACCTATGGAACATGTGGCGCGAGCTCGGGAAACTGGGGAAACACGTGGTTTTATGAAGGCAGTCGTAGATGAAAAAACGAAACAAATACTAGGTGCTGCTATAATAGGAGTAGATGGAGGAGAAATTGTGTCTGTATTGCAAGTAGCTATGATGGGTAAGCTCACATATGAGCAAATACGAGATGGGGTTTTTGCTCATCCCACATTTTCCGAATCATTAAACAATCTCTTTATGTCGCTAGACTAA
- a CDS encoding DUF4126 family protein codes for MLSSNTKDFLQAAIIGGMAGSRTSSAPAVTSILLSKNPTKAFAPKLIRFLGNQSVSQVMQLMAIPELIIDKVPTVGDRITPMGVACRMVSGTLCGALLYRSRNQDVVKGMLIGGLAALVSTYALFYTRKKLAEKTQIPDALLGTAEDAIVVAGGKWLVNSA; via the coding sequence ATGTTAAGCTCAAACACGAAAGATTTTTTGCAGGCGGCTATTATTGGGGGAATGGCTGGTTCAAGGACCAGTAGCGCACCTGCTGTTACCAGTATCTTATTGTCAAAAAATCCAACTAAAGCTTTTGCCCCTAAACTGATCCGGTTTTTAGGTAATCAGTCTGTGTCGCAAGTAATGCAGCTAATGGCGATTCCTGAACTCATCATTGATAAAGTTCCAACCGTTGGAGACAGGATTACACCTATGGGCGTTGCTTGTCGTATGGTGTCAGGAACCTTGTGTGGTGCATTACTTTACAGGTCCAGAAATCAGGATGTAGTTAAGGGAATGCTTATTGGAGGATTAGCTGCACTCGTCTCTACATATGCCTTATTCTATACCCGAAAGAAATTAGCAGAGAAAACACAAATACCTGATGCATTGTTGGGTACTGCAGAAGATGCTATTGTGGTTGCAGGTGGTAAATGGCTTGTAAATTCTGCATAA